A single genomic interval of Eurosta solidaginis isolate ZX-2024a chromosome 3, ASM4086904v1, whole genome shotgun sequence harbors:
- the LOC137243883 gene encoding uncharacterized protein, which translates to MADSNKLYTRIHYLKGTILELKNEIDELKCIVLEKETAADNLRTEMKAMKDSFDTNMECIKNILTNQSVHIKKITENLYPGPKFSALFPIKTQDELDNIEMLINEENQIEMVETVYHIIRNGGFKLNMRSLLAENVIMAHNIDGKQGKIPLLSYTKLMNVLIQAAQKIGLCEKLGLKQLRVGLKSVKNQHHKVNSMKRRKMEENE; encoded by the exons ATGGCCGATTCCAACAAATTATATACAAGAATTCATTATTTAAAAG GTACTATTTTGGAACTAAAAAATGAAATAGACGAGTTAAAATGCATTGTTTTAGAGAAAGAAACCGCTGCGGATAATTTAAGAACTGAAATGAAAGCAATGAAAG ACTCATTTGACACAAATATGGAAtgcattaaaaatatattaaccaATCAAAGTGTGCATATCAAAAAAATTACAGAAAACTTATATCCAGGACCAaaattttcagcattatttcctaTAAAGACACAAGATGAACTGGATAATATAGAAATGCTCATAAATGAGGAAAATCAAATCGAAATG gttGAAACCGTTTATCATATAATAAGAAATGGTGGGTTTAAATTGAATATGCGCTCGCTTTTAGCAGAAAATGTGATAATGGCCCACAATATTGATGGCAAACAAGGCAAAATACCACTACTCAGTTACACCAAACTTATGAACGTTCTAATAC AAGCTGCACAAAAAATTGGATTATGCGAAAAGCTGGGCCTAAAACAACTTCGTGTCGGTTTGAAATCGGTGAAAAATCAACATCATAAGGTCAATAGTATGAAGAGAAGAAAAATGGAGGAGAATGAATAA